Proteins from a genomic interval of Chionomys nivalis chromosome 7, mChiNiv1.1, whole genome shotgun sequence:
- the Mrps23 gene encoding 28S ribosomal protein S23, mitochondrial, whose translation MAGSRLETIGSVFTRTRDLMRAGVLKEKPLWYDIYKAFPPLREPVFRRPRLRYGKAKASIQDIFYREDQIRAKFFSAYGSGHKAFDLFNPNFKSTCQRFVEKYMELQDLGETDEEKLFVETGKALLAEGVILRRAGEARVVRVRPHAPLEGNRPQEDALEQQETRTAVSPP comes from the exons GACGAGGGATCTGATGCGTGCTGGAGTGTTGAAGGAGAAACCTCTGTGGTATGACATATATAAGGCTTTTCCGCCGCTCAGAGAACCTGTCTTCCGAAGACCCCGTTTGCGATATGGCAAAGCCAAAGCTAGCATCCAGGACATCTTTTACCGTGAGGATCAGATTCGAGC GAAATTCTTTTCTGCCTATGGATCTGGTCACAAAGCTTTTGATCTGTTTAACCCAAACTTCAAGTCTACTTGTCAGCG GTTTGTGGAGAAGTACATGGAACTGCAGGATCTCGGAGAGACAGATGAAGAAAAGTTGTTTGTGGAGACGGGGAAGGCTTTGCTGGCAGAAGGCGTCATTTTAAGACGAGCAGGAGAAGCACGGGTG GTCCGGGTCAGACCCCATGCCCCATTGGAAGGAAACCGGCCTCAGGAAGACGCCCTGGAGCAGCAGGAGACGAGGACGGCTGTCTCCCCTCCCTGA